Proteins found in one Streptomyces sp. NBC_00461 genomic segment:
- a CDS encoding SDR family oxidoreductase, giving the protein MTARSTSRAASPEAGTVEATAGEVQAAGGQGIPVVCDHGDDAAVAAVAERITAEQGRLDLLINNVWAGYERLNAGAWEEWNAPLWQQPLELFDAMFTHGVRAHYVATSLCAPLLMKTPGSLVVTVSFAVPEGEQHAYGMAKAADDRLAGCGRRRAAAPARRHLGGPAPRAGAHRGVMRFAEHLDLSASQSPEGVGRAVVALTADNERQALTGQALGVAALADRYRIDVHS; this is encoded by the coding sequence GTGACGGCCCGTTCGACCAGCCGGGCGGCGTCACCTGAGGCCGGTACGGTGGAGGCGACGGCCGGGGAGGTGCAGGCGGCGGGCGGTCAGGGGATCCCCGTGGTCTGCGACCACGGGGACGACGCCGCGGTGGCGGCGGTCGCCGAGCGCATCACGGCCGAGCAGGGACGCTTGGACCTGCTGATCAACAACGTCTGGGCCGGGTACGAGCGGCTTAACGCGGGGGCCTGGGAGGAGTGGAACGCCCCGCTGTGGCAGCAGCCGCTGGAGCTGTTCGACGCCATGTTCACGCACGGGGTACGCGCCCACTACGTGGCGACCTCGCTGTGCGCGCCCCTGCTGATGAAGACGCCGGGCAGTCTGGTGGTGACGGTCTCGTTCGCCGTGCCCGAGGGCGAGCAGCACGCCTACGGCATGGCCAAGGCCGCCGACGACCGGCTGGCTGGCTGTGGCCGCCGCCGCGCAGCTGCGCCCGCACGGCGTCACCTCGGTGGCCCTGCACCCCGGGCTGGGGCGCACCGCGGCGTGATGCGGTTTGCGGAGCACCTGGATCTCAGTGCGTCCCAGTCACCTGAGGGCGTGGGTCGCGCCGTCGTTGCCCTGACCGCGGACAACGAGCGCCAGGCGCTGACCGGCCAAGCTCTGGGTGTGGCCGCGCTGGCCGACCGCTACCGGATCGACGTGCACAGCTGA
- a CDS encoding DUF6083 domain-containing protein, whose amino-acid sequence MCPTPAPDGRHRDGSPRAAHRPRPLRVTTTSPSRLLRAGQTGRCRHCGHRIDLYQRPDQRPIALHPAELAAADVPESCRWHLSGGIAYPHGDNSAWCRIPHAVLCPHRTPTCQAGPRLEAIRRQLAVRTRRLIDTGGLIPASPAAPQPASRTGGLGRPVVQLLLCRYLAQQRLEDPRCVAQTRHRHRCPNPILASPAGVWKLLPATARHGQLALPDALMAVYDLGHLSYGEQLRWRTQRFPAHATAPGAADLALAGWQPFDPLLHAAHIHTHLPPPARPHRRG is encoded by the coding sequence ATGTGCCCCACACCCGCCCCCGACGGCCGTCACCGGGACGGCAGCCCCCGCGCCGCCCACCGCCCCCGCCCGCTCCGGGTGACGACCACCAGCCCCAGCCGCCTGCTGCGCGCCGGCCAAACCGGCCGCTGCCGCCACTGCGGCCACCGCATCGACCTCTACCAGCGCCCCGACCAGCGGCCCATCGCCCTGCACCCCGCGGAACTGGCCGCCGCCGACGTCCCCGAATCCTGCCGCTGGCACCTCAGCGGCGGCATCGCCTACCCGCACGGCGACAACAGCGCCTGGTGCCGCATCCCGCATGCCGTGCTCTGCCCCCACCGCACCCCGACCTGCCAGGCCGGCCCCCGCCTCGAGGCGATCCGCCGCCAACTCGCCGTCCGCACCCGCCGCCTGATCGACACCGGAGGCCTCATCCCCGCCTCACCCGCCGCCCCGCAGCCCGCCTCCCGCACCGGCGGCCTCGGCCGCCCCGTCGTCCAGCTGCTGCTGTGCCGCTACCTCGCCCAGCAGCGGCTCGAGGACCCGCGCTGCGTGGCCCAGACCCGCCACCGTCACCGCTGCCCCAACCCCATCCTCGCGAGCCCGGCCGGGGTGTGGAAACTACTGCCCGCCACCGCCCGACACGGCCAACTTGCCCTCCCCGACGCTCTGATGGCCGTCTACGACCTGGGCCACCTCTCGTACGGCGAACAGCTGCGCTGGCGCACCCAGCGTTTCCCGGCACACGCCACCGCCCCCGGCGCCGCCGACCTCGCCCTGGCCGGCTGGCAGCCCTTCGACCCCCTCCTGCACGCGGCGCACATCCACACCCACCTGCCGCCCCCGGCCCGCCCGCACCGAAGGGGCTGA
- a CDS encoding helix-turn-helix transcriptional regulator has product MTILPPDPDLTALRVVLARLRAERGWTFDELADRSGLARRTLIDLEHGRTTGSVTTWHTLAHTFDVPIEHFLGTLCDDHTPPGTAAS; this is encoded by the coding sequence GTGACGATCTTGCCGCCCGACCCCGACCTCACTGCGCTGCGCGTCGTGCTCGCGCGCCTGCGGGCCGAACGCGGTTGGACCTTCGACGAACTCGCCGACCGCAGCGGTCTGGCCCGGCGCACCCTCATCGACCTCGAACACGGCCGCACCACCGGCAGCGTCACCACCTGGCACACCCTCGCCCACACCTTCGACGTGCCCATCGAGCACTTCCTGGGCACCCTGTGCGACGACCACACCCCGCCCGGCACGGCCGCTTCCTGA
- a CDS encoding YciI family protein, with protein MKYVLLLTRGAWQEDGPEEERGEVFGRIGEWIGKHFADGTIVEAQQLREPDTATTVVLEDGRSTLIDRPLLEAKEAIGGYAVVDVPDLDAALELAASFPMPDGKVEVRPVVER; from the coding sequence ATGAAGTACGTGTTGCTGCTGACCCGGGGCGCCTGGCAGGAGGACGGCCCTGAGGAGGAGCGCGGTGAGGTGTTCGGCCGTATCGGGGAGTGGATCGGCAAACACTTCGCCGACGGCACCATCGTGGAGGCGCAGCAGCTGCGCGAGCCGGACACCGCCACCACCGTGGTGCTGGAGGACGGCCGCTCCACCCTGATCGACCGCCCGCTGCTGGAGGCCAAGGAGGCGATCGGCGGCTACGCGGTCGTCGACGTGCCTGACCTGGACGCCGCCCTGGAGCTCGCCGCGAGCTTCCCGATGCCCGACGGCAAGGTGGAGGTGCGCCCTGTCGTCGAGCGCTGA
- a CDS encoding UvrD-helicase domain-containing protein → MNPTDEQTAAADAFQAGDHLALQAGAGTGKTTTLALLARTTTRRGRYLAFNRAIAQDARTRFPTTVQCKTAHALAYAAIGHRYTQRLNAPRRPAWQTGQALGLTKALRIAEREISQRALSHTLLRTVARFCHTADEAITRHHVPRLRGLEETDLHAQLAAHIVPFARKAWADLHHLDDGAVRFDHDHYLKMWALTQPRIDADFLLLDEAQDTNPVVEHIFLSQRDHAQLVMVGDSAQAIYHWRGAKDVMTGFDGTQLALSKSFRFGPHLAEEANRWLAIADAPLRLTGTETVPTELGPLTRPDAVLCRTNVGAMAHVMSLMTTGCRVALVGGGDSLRALALAARDLKEGRRTTHPELVLFPSWGELQDYAAYDPAGRDLQPLLDLVDTHGTDAILAAVACLAPEQHAQVTVSTTHKAKGREWPRVKIADDFTPPQDPDQDTDVRQAAPAPIDDSEARLAYVAVTRTRSHLDLGGLSWIHDHPHGMPSPASCGRSSCN, encoded by the coding sequence GTGAACCCCACCGACGAACAGACGGCAGCCGCCGACGCCTTCCAGGCCGGCGACCACCTGGCCCTGCAGGCCGGCGCCGGCACCGGCAAGACCACCACCCTCGCCCTCCTCGCCCGCACCACCACCCGCCGCGGCCGCTACCTCGCCTTCAACCGGGCCATCGCCCAGGACGCCCGCACCCGCTTCCCCACCACCGTCCAGTGCAAAACCGCCCACGCCCTGGCCTACGCCGCCATCGGCCACCGCTACACCCAGCGCCTGAACGCACCCCGCCGCCCGGCCTGGCAGACCGGACAGGCCCTCGGCCTGACCAAAGCCCTCCGCATCGCAGAACGCGAGATCTCCCAACGAGCCCTCTCCCACACCCTGCTGCGCACCGTCGCCCGCTTCTGCCACACCGCGGACGAAGCCATCACCCGCCACCACGTACCCCGCCTGCGCGGCCTGGAAGAGACCGACCTCCACGCCCAACTCGCCGCCCACATCGTGCCCTTCGCCCGCAAAGCCTGGGCCGACCTGCACCACCTGGACGACGGCGCGGTCCGCTTCGACCACGACCACTACCTGAAAATGTGGGCCCTCACCCAGCCCAGGATCGACGCCGACTTCCTGCTGCTGGACGAAGCCCAGGACACCAACCCCGTCGTCGAACACATCTTCCTCAGCCAGCGCGACCACGCCCAGCTCGTCATGGTCGGCGACTCCGCCCAGGCCATCTACCACTGGCGGGGCGCCAAGGACGTCATGACCGGTTTCGACGGCACCCAGCTCGCCCTGTCGAAGTCCTTCCGCTTCGGCCCTCACCTCGCCGAGGAGGCCAATCGGTGGCTGGCCATCGCCGACGCCCCCCTCCGGCTGACTGGTACCGAGACCGTGCCCACCGAACTCGGCCCCCTCACTCGGCCCGACGCGGTGCTGTGCCGCACCAACGTCGGCGCCATGGCCCACGTCATGAGCCTGATGACCACCGGATGCCGGGTCGCCCTGGTCGGAGGCGGAGACAGCCTGCGCGCCCTGGCCCTCGCCGCCCGCGATCTGAAGGAAGGCCGCCGCACCACTCACCCCGAACTCGTCCTGTTCCCCTCCTGGGGCGAACTGCAGGACTACGCCGCCTACGACCCCGCCGGCCGCGACCTGCAGCCGCTTCTCGACCTCGTCGACACCCACGGCACCGACGCCATCCTCGCCGCCGTCGCCTGCCTCGCGCCCGAACAGCATGCCCAGGTCACCGTCTCGACCACCCACAAGGCCAAAGGCCGCGAATGGCCCCGCGTGAAGATCGCCGACGACTTCACCCCGCCCCAGGACCCCGACCAGGACACCGATGTGCGCCAGGCCGCACCCGCACCCATCGACGACAGCGAGGCCCGCCTCGCCTATGTCGCCGTCACCCGCACCCGCTCCCACCTCGACCTCGGAGGCCTGTCCTGGATCCACGACCATCCACACGGCATGCCATCTCCCGCATCCTGCGGACGGAGTTCCTGCAACTGA
- a CDS encoding helix-turn-helix transcriptional regulator, giving the protein MRNDVRRLRVERELSQSQLAQAMGVSRQTINSVETGRYTPSLPLAGFFSRPVEEIFHADAVR; this is encoded by the coding sequence GTGAGGAACGACGTGCGCCGTCTCAGGGTGGAGCGCGAGCTCTCCCAGAGTCAGCTCGCCCAGGCCATGGGGGTGTCGCGCCAGACCATCAATTCGGTCGAGACCGGCCGCTACACGCCCTCACTTCCGCTGGCCGGCTTCTTTTCCAGACCTGTAGAGGAGATTTTCCATGCCGATGCCGTCCGATGA
- a CDS encoding RNA polymerase sigma factor, whose amino-acid sequence MSSSADPRHGAAARSLLERVFREEAGRLTASLVRLLGDFDLAEEMVAEAVVEALQRWPATGPPERPGAWLLTTARNKALDRIRREGRYRDKLEQLAALPASAEREPDDRLRLIFTCCHPALGADAQVALTLRAVAGLTTAEIARAFLLPEATLAKRLTRAKQKIAKAGIPYRAPEPAELKSRLEQVLRVIYLVFNEGCFTTAGDTGVRRELVDDAEWLAGLLAQSLPSEPEPLGLLALIRLHAARWPARLDDRGSLVPLAEQDRSRWNTRRIRSAVTLIEWAAALRRPGPYQIEAAIAAVHCEAPSWPATDWPQLLQLYDMLLTVDPSPVVRLNRAVVVSHTGPDTALAQVDALADQLGRYHLFHATRAALLRALGRTDDARQADAQALRLTSNPAEQSLLTARLHGAESPG is encoded by the coding sequence CTGTCGTCGAGCGCTGACCCGCGCCACGGCGCCGCCGCGCGGTCGCTGCTCGAGCGGGTCTTCCGCGAGGAGGCGGGCCGGCTGACCGCCAGCCTGGTCCGCCTCCTGGGCGACTTCGACCTGGCCGAGGAGATGGTCGCCGAGGCCGTCGTGGAGGCGCTGCAGCGCTGGCCGGCTACCGGGCCGCCCGAGCGGCCCGGCGCCTGGCTGCTGACCACGGCCCGCAACAAGGCGCTCGACCGCATCCGCCGCGAGGGCCGCTACCGCGACAAGCTCGAACAGCTCGCCGCCCTGCCCGCCTCGGCCGAGCGCGAACCCGACGACCGGCTGCGGCTGATCTTCACCTGCTGCCACCCCGCGCTCGGTGCCGACGCCCAGGTCGCCCTCACGCTGCGCGCCGTGGCGGGACTGACCACCGCCGAGATCGCCCGGGCCTTCCTGCTGCCCGAGGCCACCCTCGCCAAGCGCCTGACCCGCGCCAAGCAGAAGATCGCCAAGGCCGGCATCCCGTACCGCGCCCCGGAGCCCGCCGAGCTCAAAAGCCGCCTGGAGCAGGTGCTGCGGGTGATCTACCTCGTCTTCAACGAGGGCTGCTTCACCACCGCAGGCGACACAGGGGTGCGCCGGGAACTGGTCGACGACGCCGAGTGGCTCGCCGGCCTGCTGGCCCAGTCCCTGCCCTCCGAGCCCGAACCCCTGGGTCTGCTCGCGCTGATCCGCCTGCACGCCGCCCGCTGGCCGGCGCGTCTCGACGACCGAGGCAGCCTCGTGCCGCTCGCCGAGCAGGACCGCTCCCGGTGGAACACCCGCCGCATCCGCAGCGCCGTCACCCTGATCGAGTGGGCCGCCGCGCTGCGCCGCCCCGGCCCGTACCAGATCGAGGCCGCCATCGCCGCCGTCCACTGCGAAGCCCCCAGCTGGCCGGCGACCGACTGGCCCCAGCTCCTGCAGCTGTACGACATGCTGCTCACGGTCGACCCGTCCCCGGTCGTCCGCCTGAACCGGGCCGTCGTCGTCAGCCACACCGGACCGGACACCGCCCTGGCCCAAGTCGACGCACTGGCCGACCAGTTGGGCCGCTACCACCTCTTCCACGCCACACGGGCCGCGCTCCTGCGCGCCCTGGGCCGCACCGACGACGCCCGCCAGGCCGACGCACAGGCCCTCCGGCTCACCAGCAACCCCGCCGAACAATCCCTGCTCACTGCTCGCCTGCACGGCGCCGAAAGCCCCGGATAA
- a CDS encoding contact-dependent growth inhibition system immunity protein, with the protein MRSGDTGPDSHLEEDNRRVTRPEDRLLSLEGIEDDRWGPATYDSYLVTTVHALRHKPIGALSVQDLRLPIGQNIGLTHLLPRPWRYSERILWPPTTSTKGTCSPPS; encoded by the coding sequence GTGAGGTCTGGGGACACGGGGCCCGATTCGCATCTCGAGGAGGACAATCGGCGAGTGACTCGACCCGAGGACCGATTGCTCTCCCTGGAAGGGATCGAAGACGATCGCTGGGGGCCTGCGACGTACGACTCCTACCTGGTCACCACGGTGCATGCCCTGCGCCACAAGCCCATCGGCGCGCTGAGCGTCCAGGACCTGAGGCTGCCGATCGGGCAGAACATCGGTCTGACCCACCTCCTGCCGCGGCCATGGAGATACTCCGAGCGGATCTTATGGCCGCCGACGACTTCTACGAAGGGGACCTGCTCTCCGCCGTCATGA
- a CDS encoding transcriptional regulator codes for MNDGHTEQPHPSVGLNDVVHHRARLGILTVLGQVRKATFPYLKSQLRLTDGNLGRHLEVLAAEGLATLIKGYEGRRPRTWAEITDAGDAALAAEIATLKQLVSQFEEHGSSPR; via the coding sequence ATGAATGACGGGCATACAGAGCAGCCGCATCCTTCCGTCGGTCTCAACGACGTGGTGCACCACCGTGCCCGGCTCGGGATCCTGACCGTGCTCGGCCAGGTACGGAAGGCAACATTTCCCTATCTCAAGTCGCAGCTCCGGCTTACCGACGGCAACCTCGGCCGGCACCTGGAAGTGCTGGCCGCCGAGGGGCTCGCCACTCTCATCAAGGGGTACGAGGGCCGGCGGCCCCGGACCTGGGCCGAGATCACCGATGCTGGCGATGCGGCGCTGGCCGCCGAGATCGCCACCCTCAAGCAGCTCGTGAGCCAGTTCGAGGAGCACGGGTCCTCACCGCGGTGA
- a CDS encoding Fic family protein, whose translation MIVELAPGFLTWGDVDPARRFFDSASAPQVVRSLGPARRVPSRPDIPLGDPVMSAWSSGEGQPWADAMSHALAERYGRWTAGWRWAHDEGDFDGGPVGNWCCPRDSITTPQETLARVVAALCEWREWLESLAGWFDAYPLNLAEVDDQRMLWERAARNLIVQVTDRTGCGSGWHGHCRQVLTWFLSRWNVAPDVAEKLVDEAIGGRFESWTGPDLALVEDVAERLSLSLRPDHAERAGGLAQDHLERWLALRETVPWHEAPDGGGGEPVFPSRDGAVEDIRAFDGAIDPARVEGLLAALELLRADAARGARLDFELLRRWQQHVLGSERLPPFRELPAFAKGGRERYGIGPDTRARLDACLAESARNAERSLPLTARAARAYLDVCFFHPFDDGNARSAFLALVFVLAREGVALDGVSLLRRVTFQADERQDALTLTRYVDIHLAETRRNTASLGS comes from the coding sequence GTGATTGTCGAGCTGGCCCCCGGTTTTCTGACCTGGGGCGATGTGGATCCCGCCCGTCGCTTCTTCGACAGCGCGTCGGCGCCGCAGGTGGTGCGGTCGCTCGGGCCTGCTCGGAGGGTGCCCAGCCGCCCTGACATACCCTTGGGCGACCCGGTGATGAGCGCCTGGAGTTCGGGCGAGGGGCAGCCCTGGGCAGATGCCATGTCGCACGCCCTCGCCGAGCGCTACGGCCGCTGGACCGCGGGCTGGCGCTGGGCGCACGACGAAGGGGACTTCGACGGAGGACCCGTCGGGAACTGGTGCTGCCCGCGAGACTCGATCACCACTCCGCAGGAGACGCTCGCCCGCGTCGTCGCGGCCCTCTGCGAGTGGCGCGAGTGGCTGGAGAGTCTCGCTGGGTGGTTCGACGCGTACCCGTTGAACCTGGCCGAGGTCGACGACCAGCGGATGTTGTGGGAGCGCGCCGCCCGAAACCTGATTGTGCAGGTGACCGACCGGACCGGCTGCGGCAGTGGCTGGCACGGGCACTGCCGTCAGGTGCTCACCTGGTTCCTCAGCCGCTGGAACGTCGCGCCCGACGTCGCGGAGAAGCTGGTCGACGAGGCGATCGGCGGGCGGTTCGAGAGCTGGACCGGACCCGACCTGGCGCTGGTCGAGGACGTCGCCGAGCGACTCTCGCTCTCGCTGCGGCCGGACCACGCCGAACGAGCGGGCGGGCTCGCGCAGGACCACCTTGAGCGCTGGCTCGCGCTGCGCGAGACCGTGCCCTGGCACGAGGCCCCGGACGGGGGCGGCGGGGAACCGGTGTTTCCGTCACGCGACGGTGCGGTGGAGGACATCCGTGCCTTCGACGGCGCCATCGACCCCGCCCGCGTCGAGGGCCTGCTCGCCGCCCTGGAACTGCTGCGGGCCGACGCGGCACGCGGCGCACGACTCGACTTCGAGCTGCTCCGGCGCTGGCAGCAACATGTCCTGGGCTCAGAGCGGTTGCCGCCGTTCCGCGAGCTGCCGGCCTTCGCCAAGGGGGGCCGGGAACGTTACGGCATCGGCCCGGACACCCGAGCTCGCCTCGATGCCTGTCTGGCTGAGAGCGCGCGGAACGCCGAGCGGTCCCTTCCGCTCACTGCTCGGGCTGCACGTGCCTATCTCGACGTGTGTTTCTTCCATCCCTTCGACGACGGCAACGCCCGGTCTGCCTTCCTTGCCCTCGTCTTTGTCCTCGCCCGCGAGGGCGTCGCGCTCGACGGGGTCAGCCTGCTGCGTCGCGTCACCTTCCAGGCCGATGAGCGGCAGGACGCGTTGACCCTCACGCGGTACGTCGACATCCACCTCGCGGAGACCCGACGCAACACCGCCTCCCTCGGCTCCTAG
- a CDS encoding carbohydrate ABC transporter permease produces the protein MTLTAAAPPRTARPPATLRRRLAKLSPYTYIAPFFALFAAFGLFPLLYTAYVSLYRVELQTPGQLEWRGLGNYTALFGDDYFWTALRNTFTIGVISTVPQLMMALGLAHLLNYKLRGRTVFRVTMLLPYATSVAAATLVFAQLFGRDFGLINYLLGLVGVHPVDWQSGTLASQIAVSTIVVWRWTGYNALIYLAGMQSIPADLYEAAELDGASRWRQFLHVTLPGLRPTILFTVVVSTIGATQLFGEPLLFEGSMSGGISHQYQTLGLYMYQEGWGFFHLGRAAATAWVMFVLILLLVLINTVIARRRTRKEAQR, from the coding sequence ATGACCCTGACCGCCGCCGCCCCGCCGCGGACCGCGCGGCCGCCGGCCACCCTGAGGCGGCGCCTGGCCAAGCTGTCGCCGTACACCTACATCGCCCCGTTCTTCGCGCTGTTCGCCGCCTTCGGGCTGTTCCCGCTGCTCTACACCGCCTACGTCTCGCTCTACCGGGTCGAACTCCAAACGCCGGGGCAGCTGGAGTGGCGCGGCCTGGGCAACTACACCGCGCTCTTCGGCGACGACTACTTCTGGACCGCGCTGCGCAACACCTTCACCATCGGAGTCATCTCCACCGTCCCGCAGCTGATGATGGCGCTGGGACTGGCCCACCTGCTCAACTACAAGCTGCGCGGCCGCACCGTCTTCCGCGTCACCATGCTGCTGCCGTATGCCACGTCGGTGGCCGCCGCCACCCTGGTCTTCGCCCAGCTCTTCGGCCGTGACTTCGGCCTGATCAATTATCTGCTCGGCCTGGTCGGCGTCCACCCGGTGGACTGGCAGTCCGGCACCCTCGCCTCGCAGATCGCCGTCTCCACGATCGTCGTCTGGCGCTGGACCGGCTACAACGCGCTGATCTACCTGGCCGGCATGCAGTCCATCCCCGCCGACCTGTACGAGGCCGCCGAGCTGGACGGCGCGTCCCGCTGGCGGCAGTTCCTGCACGTCACCCTGCCCGGGCTGCGGCCCACCATCCTGTTCACCGTCGTGGTGTCCACCATCGGCGCCACCCAACTGTTCGGTGAGCCCCTGCTGTTCGAGGGCAGCATGTCCGGCGGCATCTCGCACCAGTACCAGACCCTCGGCCTGTACATGTACCAGGAGGGCTGGGGCTTCTTCCACCTCGGCCGGGCCGCCGCCACCGCGTGGGTGATGTTCGTCCTCATCCTGCTGCTGGTGCTCATCAACACCGTGATCGCGCGCCGCCGCACCCGCAAGGAGGCCCAGCGATGA
- a CDS encoding RDD family protein, producing the protein MEPEAGLTRGADRLEAAGFGARSGAAILDAVVAYAILLVCGWTWMFVSNTPVTSYDQAVPGYVSATVMIAVWLYLTGTVAGGGTLGMRATGLRVCRTDSACPPGPARAVVRSLVLVAAVWLLSEVHPAIVVAYFLLMLVIPGHRLPHDLAAATKVVRVATSAAPAVTPLPVPVRPNIDPAEARSVLADLEHLRRRSAGDLHRASVPMIVLGLIELVGAGADLQQFGDLFVLPWLYWVVAGPIGIAVTAWWYRRFRLSDGAGPGERDIVVIAVMAGCAAVLGAFLSLGGAITAAGFLAVGLVRHSRVLTTAAAASCLVIGLEQPLHALSTGLTNTYPKMPAAHLLDQHGTTVILALLGMSLFVAGSLTLRQEQSR; encoded by the coding sequence ATGGAGCCAGAGGCAGGATTGACACGGGGCGCGGACCGCCTGGAGGCAGCCGGATTCGGTGCCCGAAGCGGCGCGGCCATACTGGATGCGGTGGTCGCCTACGCGATCCTGCTGGTCTGCGGATGGACCTGGATGTTCGTTTCGAATACCCCGGTCACCTCGTACGACCAGGCCGTTCCGGGCTATGTCAGCGCGACGGTCATGATTGCGGTGTGGCTCTATCTCACCGGCACGGTGGCCGGCGGTGGGACGCTGGGCATGCGGGCGACCGGACTCCGAGTTTGCCGCACTGACAGCGCCTGCCCGCCGGGCCCGGCCAGAGCCGTGGTCCGCTCCCTCGTCCTGGTCGCCGCCGTCTGGCTGCTGTCGGAGGTCCACCCGGCGATTGTTGTGGCGTACTTCCTGCTGATGCTGGTCATCCCCGGCCACCGCCTGCCACATGACCTGGCCGCGGCCACCAAGGTGGTGCGCGTGGCAACCAGCGCCGCACCTGCGGTGACACCCCTGCCCGTGCCGGTCCGGCCGAACATTGACCCCGCCGAGGCGCGGTCTGTCCTGGCAGACCTTGAGCATCTGCGGCGACGTTCCGCAGGGGATCTACACCGGGCATCAGTACCGATGATCGTCCTCGGCCTGATCGAACTGGTCGGAGCGGGAGCCGACCTGCAGCAATTCGGCGACCTGTTCGTTCTTCCCTGGCTGTACTGGGTAGTCGCCGGGCCGATCGGCATCGCAGTCACAGCGTGGTGGTATCGCCGGTTCCGGCTGAGTGACGGTGCCGGGCCTGGGGAACGCGACATCGTCGTCATCGCTGTCATGGCCGGCTGCGCGGCGGTCCTCGGCGCGTTCCTCTCGCTCGGCGGGGCGATCACCGCAGCGGGTTTCCTCGCCGTGGGACTCGTCCGGCACAGCCGGGTCCTGACCACTGCCGCAGCCGCATCGTGCCTCGTCATCGGGCTGGAACAGCCCCTCCATGCGCTGTCGACCGGTCTGACCAACACGTATCCGAAAATGCCGGCGGCCCACCTGCTCGATCAGCACGGGACGACCGTCATCCTCGCACTGCTGGGTATGAGCCTGTTCGTCGCCGGCAGTCTCACGTTGCGCCAGGAGCAGAGTCGATGA
- a CDS encoding ABC transporter substrate-binding protein codes for MLISRAARRTTLRLGAVALAGVLLAACGSGSSGSSADNNGKVTLTIDLFGTFGFKEAGLYKEYEKLHPNVTIKETSTEQENDYWQALNTHLAGGGGLADIQGIEVGRTASVTQQMSDKFVDLNSLGAKDLKGDYSKAKWAAATTADGRTLGLGTDVGPEAICYRSDLFKKAGLPTGRTELAKMWASWDGYLKLGEQYKAKAGAKSHWIDSIGSLYSLMIGQQKERYYDASGKLVYDKNAAVKSAWDTSVKAAKDGLSAKLTQWSPSWNQAFSSGSFATIGCPAWMLGYIKGQAGTAGKGTWDVAPLPGGVSGNWGGSYLSIPKTSPHAKEAYAFIKWLTAAPQQEKLFKKQGSFPSNLGAIAGVQGVKDPYFSNAPIGELFGTAAQTSPVQVLGVHDRDVDQQITNALGEVEQKGTSSATAWSHAQKGIDNAVG; via the coding sequence ATGCTCATCTCCCGAGCCGCCAGACGTACCACCCTCAGACTCGGGGCGGTCGCACTTGCCGGTGTGCTCCTTGCTGCCTGTGGATCCGGGTCGTCCGGGTCGTCCGCGGACAACAACGGCAAGGTCACGCTCACCATCGACCTGTTCGGCACCTTCGGCTTCAAGGAAGCCGGCCTGTACAAGGAGTACGAGAAGCTCCACCCGAATGTCACGATCAAGGAGACCAGCACCGAGCAGGAGAACGACTACTGGCAGGCCCTGAACACTCACCTCGCCGGCGGTGGGGGTCTGGCTGACATCCAGGGCATCGAGGTGGGCCGCACCGCCTCGGTCACCCAGCAGATGTCCGACAAGTTCGTGGACCTGAACTCGCTGGGCGCCAAGGACCTCAAGGGTGACTACTCCAAGGCCAAGTGGGCGGCCGCCACCACGGCCGACGGCCGGACGCTGGGCCTGGGCACCGATGTCGGCCCGGAGGCGATCTGCTACCGCAGCGACCTGTTCAAGAAGGCGGGACTGCCCACCGGCCGCACCGAGCTGGCCAAGATGTGGGCCAGCTGGGACGGCTACCTGAAGTTGGGCGAGCAGTACAAGGCCAAGGCCGGCGCCAAGAGCCACTGGATCGACAGCATCGGCAGTCTCTACTCGCTGATGATCGGCCAGCAGAAGGAGCGCTACTACGACGCCTCCGGCAAGCTCGTCTACGACAAGAACGCGGCCGTGAAGAGCGCCTGGGACACCTCGGTCAAGGCCGCCAAGGACGGGCTGAGCGCCAAGCTCACCCAGTGGTCCCCGTCCTGGAACCAGGCCTTCAGCAGCGGTTCCTTCGCCACTATCGGCTGCCCCGCCTGGATGCTGGGCTACATCAAGGGCCAGGCCGGCACCGCCGGCAAGGGCACGTGGGACGTCGCCCCGCTGCCGGGCGGAGTCTCCGGCAACTGGGGCGGCTCCTACCTGTCCATCCCCAAGACCTCGCCGCACGCGAAGGAGGCGTACGCCTTCATCAAGTGGCTGACGGCGGCACCGCAGCAGGAGAAGCTCTTCAAGAAACAGGGCAGCTTCCCCTCCAACCTCGGGGCCATCGCCGGAGTCCAGGGCGTCAAGGACCCCTACTTCAGCAACGCGCCGATCGGTGAGCTGTTCGGCACGGCGGCGCAGACCTCTCCCGTGCAGGTGCTCGGCGTGCACGACAGGGACGTGGACCAGCAGATCACCAATGCCCTCGGTGAGGTCGAGCAGAAGGGCACCAGTTCCGCCACCGCCTGGAGCCACGCGCAGAAGGGCATCGACAACGCGGTCGGCTGA